Sequence from the Burkholderia cepacia genome:
GGCGCGAACGCCGGAACGCGCGCGCGGGCGAGCCGAAATGACGATGCACGTCGTCGATGCCGGGATCGAATGCGCCATAGACGAGCAGCGTCCACACGCCGCGCTGCGCGAGCGTGCACATCAGGCCGCGCGGCGTGTCGGCGCGCGGCGTCCAGCCGACGCGCGCGGCCACCCCCATCGCAGGCACGCGAAAGTGCGCAACGACATTGCCCGCCAGCGATCGCAGGATCGGCCGCAGGTCGCGCCGCTCGCGCACGAGCCGCGTCCACTTCCGCCAGTCGCGCATCGACACCCAGTAACCGCGCGCCGAGTTGTTCCGCTGCTTCTGCGCGGCGTCGAGCGTCAGGCCGGCCGGCCACACGAAGCGCGCGAGATTGATCGCGATCACGCCGGCCAGCGCGTCGCTCCGCACGGCCGCATGCAGCGACGCATACGCGCCCGAACAAATGCCGACCGCGACGACTTCCGCGTGACCGCGCTCGCGCAACCATGCGGCGGCGGCCGCGACGTCGTCGATCGTCGCGCTCGAATAGACGACGCCCGACTGCTCGTCCGGCGCGTGCGGCCCGCTGTCGCCGATGCCGTTCACGTCGATCCGCAGCGTCGTGACGCCGACGCGCGCCATCGCCCTCGCGAGCCGCACGCCGACGCGCCCGTCGGCGCTGCGCGGGTTCGCGGCCGTGTTCGTGATCAGCAGGGCCGGCCGCGACGACGCGCGCGCGGGCCGGCACAGCACCCCGACGAGCCGATCGGCGCCGACGGCGACCACGCGCTCGGTCATGCCGTCCATCTCGAGCGGCGCGACGGCGTTCGCGTCCCACGCCGCGCATGCGTCGGGCCGCGCCCGATCGGCCGGCGAGCGGCGCGGCCCGCGGCTCGCGATCCACTGCGCGACGGCTTCGATCGCCGCGCGCGGCAATCGCGAATACGTGCTGCCGACCATCGTCTTCGGCCATTCCGCGAACGCTTCGGTCGCGACCTCCACGCCGCGCGCCTGCAATGCTGCGTGCAGCGCCGGGCCGTCGTCGTGGCCGGTCTGCACCAGCAGCATCGCGCGCGGCAGCGATGCTGCGTCGCGCACGACGTCGCACAGGTCGAGCGCCTTGAGATCGTTCACGAGGTCGGCCGGATAGCGATGCCCGAGCACGTTCATGCACGGTTCGCCGATGTGCGCCTGCCGGATCGACGGCGGCGCAGTATCGAGCCACTGGCGCTGCACGAGCGACAGTTCGCGCAGATACGCGCGCCCCCGGACGACCGGCGCCAGCGCGACGATCGCATCGACGCGCGGCGACGCATGCGCGCCGGCCGCCGCCGCGAGCATCGCGAACACCGCGCCCGCGCGGATGCCGACGAGCGTCAGCGTGTCGATGCCGGCGTGCGCGCGCAATGCGTCGATCGCGCGGCGAATGCCGGCGACGCTTGCCGCGAAGCGCCCCGCGTCGAGATCGTCGCCGGCCGAATCCCCCGCGCACGGGTAGTTGAAACGCAGCACCGTGACGCCGTCGCGCGCCAGCCGCTCCGCGAGCGCGCGCATCAGCTTGTGGGTCCACAGCGCTTCGTGGCCCAGCGCTTCGCACAGGACGACGCCCTGCCCCGTATGTCCTTCATGCAGCCAGCCCACGCAGCCGTCGAACGCTATCGGCTTCACTTGGCCCTCCTCGGATCGGTGATTGTTATCGGACGCCGGTAATCGGCCCTGATGGCCGGCGCGGCGACGTCCGATTTAATCACTCGCGCCGATCGCGCTTCGGTGCGCCAGCTTACAAATGCATTTATCACGGCGGAGAAGGAACGCACGGGACGGCGCAGGCAATGGCGGCCCGCGACGAACGAATCCCCGAACGGTCGGCTCGCGAACAGAGCGCGGCCGCATGCTCCGTATCATGGCTGCGGAACCCACCGGCCGCGCATCCCGCGCGGCGGCCGGACAGGTATCGTTACCCGCGGCGCCGTTCGACCGTATGTCAACCGTAAAGAAGAATTTCGTCCTGCTGCTGACGCTGCAGATCTCGACGTACGCGGCGCCGCTGCTGATCGTGCCGCTGCTCACGCATGCGCTCGGCCCGGAGGGCTACGGCCAGCTTGCGTTCTCGCTTGCGGTCGTCGCGTACTTCATCAACTGGACCTGCTACAGCTTCGACCTCACGGCGACGCCGCGCATCGCGCTCGCGCGCGACGACCGCGTCGAGCGCTCGCGCATCTTCTGGGCGACGTTCGTCGCGCAGCTCGCGATCGCCGCATTCGGCTTCGTCGTGCTGCTCGCGCTGACCTTCGTCGTCGCCCGCTTCGGCGCGGACCGCATGCTGCTGCTGATCGGCTTCGGCATGCCGGTCGGCGCGGCGCTCACGCCCGGCTGGTACTTCCAGGGCGTCCAGAAGCTGCGCACGTTCAGCGTGATCCTGTTCGTCTGCCGTGCGCTGAGCATTCCGGCGATGTTTGCGTTCGTGCGCGGGCCTGCCGACCTGACCGCCGCGATGATCGTCAACGCGGCCGTGCCGCTCGGTTCGGGCGTCGCGGCGATCGCCCTCCTGTTCGCGCGCCGCGAGGTCGCGTTCGTGCGCGTGCGCTTCGCCGACGTCGCCGAAGCGCTGAAAGGCGGCTGGCAGGTGTTCCTCGCATCGACGTCGGTCGCGTTCTACGCGTCGACGAACACGGTGCTGCTCGGCTTCGTGTCGGGCAACGTCGCGGCCGGCTATTTCGCGGCCGGCGACAAGCTCGTGCGCGCCGCCATCAGCATGCTGCAGCCGCTGAAGTCGGCCGCGTATCCGCGCGTCAGCTACCTGATGCGACACGCGCGCGACGAAGCGCTGGCGTTCCTGCGCAAGCTGCTCGTCGTGCAGTTCGCGATGGTGCTCGCGATCTCGCTCGCGATCTTCTTCAGCGCGCCGCTCGCGGTGCGCCTGCTCTACGGCCCGTCGTACGAGCCGACGGTCAACGTGCTGCGCTGGATGGCCTTCATTCCGTTCATGGCCGGCATGACCGACCTGTTCGGCGTTCAGACACTGCTGCCGCTCGGGATGAAGAAGGCGTTCACGCGCATCCTGATTTCGTCCGGCATCCTGAATGTTGCGCTGCTGCCCGTGCTCGCGAAGTACTTCGCCGAACAGGGTGCGGCGGCGGCCGTGCTGCTGGCCGAGGCCGCCGTCGCCGCCGCGCTCGCGGCCGTCGTCTATCGCGAAGGCATTCCGCTGATCGGCCGCCCCGCCGCGCGCCGCTAGCCGCGCACCGCACCGAATTCCGCCCAGGAGCGACTCATGGCCGAGCTCACCATCGCCATATGCAACCACAACCACGGCGCGTACCTGCGCGGCGCGATCGATTCCGCGCTCGCGCAGACGGCGCGCGGCGTCCGAGTACTGGTGGTCGACGACGGCTCGACCGACGATTCGCGCGACATCATCCACGCGTACGGCGATCGCGTCGACACGATCTTCCAGGACAATCGCGGCCAGGTCGCCGCCTACAACCGTGCGCTGGAACACGTCGCGAGCGACTACGTGATCTTTCTCGACGCCGACGACCTGCTGTACCGCGATGCGGCCGGCCGCGTGCTCGCGGCGTTCGGATCGGGCGACTGCGTGAAGGTGCAGTTCCGGCTCGACGTACTGACCCGCGACGGCGCGGCCACCGGCGTCACGGTCCCGCAGTCCGTCGTCGACGGCGATTGCGGCCGGCTGCTGCGCGCAGGCTGGCTCTATCCGTCGCCGCCCGGGTCGGGCAACGCGTATCGCGTCGCCGCGCTGAGGCGCTTCTTCCCCGTGCCCGTCAACCCCGACAATCGCCACGGCGCGGATTTCTACGCGATCTACGGCATCGCGCTGCTGGGCGCCGTCCACATGATCGATGCGCCGCTCGGCGGCTACCGCGCGCACCATGCGGCCGCGCGCGTCGCCGACGGCCCGAGCGGCGGCGCGGCCGACCTCGCGTTCGCCAACGCGGAAGACGGCGCGACCGGCGCACAAAAGACCGTCGCGCGCTGGACGACGCTGCGCACGCTCGTCCAGGTGCGGCTTCACGAAACGCTGCCGACGGCGCCCTACGATTTCTCGATCGAGAAGGCGCGGTTCGCGAGCGCGCTGTATCGCGCGCCGTTCGCGCGGCGCTGGCGCTGGTTCGCGCGCGAGTCGCAGCGCTATTGGCATACGGTGCTGCGCAACCCGTTCTGGCGGCCGTTCAAGAAACTCGCCGTGTGCGGGCTGACGGCCGTCTGCCTGCTGCCGTCGACGGCGCTCAGCGATCGCGCGATACGCTACGTCGCCAATCCGCTGTCGCGGGCGCGCAAGCCGGACCATGCGCGCCCGGCCCCCGAGCGGCAGCCCGGCGCCGCCCGCTAGCGCTTCGCGTCGCTTCCAAGGTAGCTGCATGCCGTTCGCGCCGGTACTTCTTACGCCGCGCGCGACGCCCGACCGGGAACGTTGACTGCTTCTTCGGTGCTACGCACGGCAGTCGCACAAAAAATCGGACGTATCGGTAGAAACACCGATGCTGTAGTCAAACTACATTCATACCATTAGTCGCTGCAGAGAATCGCTACATCCGATCCGGCGGCACGCGATCGAGCCAACCCGACCGTGCGTGGCCGGCCGCGCCTGACCGGCCGTGCCTAACCGGCCGTAACGATTCCCCGCCCGGCCTGGCATGCCGACGCGCAACCACCCTGCATCGCCAGCCGAATGCGTCCGGTGCGAATCCACCGGACGAGCGCAGCTCCAGACATCATCCGAACAACCGGCAATACGATCATGGAGACAGCAACATGGGGGCAACTTTCTGGTCAGCCGCCGCACTGGCGGCGGCATTCTGCGGCAGCGCCTGCGCCGGCGCGACCGATTTCGGCAACGCATCCGACAGCGTCGACACGTTCGCGTCGAGCGCAGCGCACCGGCGCGCGGATGCGCTCGTGCGCAAGATGACGCTCGACGAGAAACTCCAGTTCATCCATTCGCAATACGAAATGTCGAAGGTGCCGGGCGGCGGCGCCGGTTATATCCAGGGCGTGCCGCGGCTCGGCATTCCCGATCTCAACATGGTCGACTCGGCGACCGGCTCCGGCAGCACGTCGCAGGCCAGCACGACGTTCCCCGCGACGATCGCCGTCGCCGCGAGCTGGGATCGCCGGCTGTCGTACGACTTCGGCAAGCAGGTCGCGATCCAGTTGCGCGCGCAAGGATTCGGCATGGGCCTCGGCGGCGGCACCAATCTCGCGCGCGAGCCGCGCGGCGGCCGGCTGTTCGAGTATCTCGGCGAAGATCCGCTGCTCGCCGGCGACCTGCTCGCCGAACGCACGCTCGCCACGCAGCGGCAAAAGGTCATCGCCACGATCAAGCACTACGCGGGCAACGAGCAGGAGCACGGCCGGATGGGCGGCAACACGCAGATCGACGAACGCACGCTGCGCGAGCTTTACCTGCTGCCGTTCGAGATCGCCGCGAAGCGCGGTCGCCCCGGCAGCGTGATGTGCAGCTACAACCGGCTGAACGGCGCATACGCGTGCGAAAACACTCACCTGCTGAACGACGTGCTGAAGAACGAATGGGGCTTCCAGGGCCAGGTGCAGTCCGACTGGGGCGCCACGCACAGTACGGCCGCCGCGATCAACGCCGGGCTCGACGAGGAAGAGGACGTCGGGCCGAGCGTGTACCTGACACCGACGGCCGTCAAGCAGGCGATCGCGAACGGCTCGGTGTCGACCGCGCGACTCGACGACATGGTGCGGCGCAAGCTCGCCGTGATGATCCGCGTCGGCGTGATGGACGATCCGGCCACCGGCGGCGGCACGATCGATTTCGCGGCCGCGAACCGGTTCGCGCAGGC
This genomic interval carries:
- a CDS encoding serine aminopeptidase domain-containing protein, which codes for MKPIAFDGCVGWLHEGHTGQGVVLCEALGHEALWTHKLMRALAERLARDGVTVLRFNYPCAGDSAGDDLDAGRFAASVAGIRRAIDALRAHAGIDTLTLVGIRAGAVFAMLAAAAGAHASPRVDAIVALAPVVRGRAYLRELSLVQRQWLDTAPPSIRQAHIGEPCMNVLGHRYPADLVNDLKALDLCDVVRDAASLPRAMLLVQTGHDDGPALHAALQARGVEVATEAFAEWPKTMVGSTYSRLPRAAIEAVAQWIASRGPRRSPADRARPDACAAWDANAVAPLEMDGMTERVVAVGADRLVGVLCRPARASSRPALLITNTAANPRSADGRVGVRLARAMARVGVTTLRIDVNGIGDSGPHAPDEQSGVVYSSATIDDVAAAAAWLRERGHAEVVAVGICSGAYASLHAAVRSDALAGVIAINLARFVWPAGLTLDAAQKQRNNSARGYWVSMRDWRKWTRLVRERRDLRPILRSLAGNVVAHFRVPAMGVAARVGWTPRADTPRGLMCTLAQRGVWTLLVYGAFDPGIDDVHRHFGSPARAFRRSRHVRLRTMPQLDHALYGTSGADAVIDLCRGVLGGETGWPVRLPAGAPSAGVAGTSFAQAAAARSRAGAARGGGTA
- a CDS encoding glycosyltransferase family 2 protein, whose product is MAELTIAICNHNHGAYLRGAIDSALAQTARGVRVLVVDDGSTDDSRDIIHAYGDRVDTIFQDNRGQVAAYNRALEHVASDYVIFLDADDLLYRDAAGRVLAAFGSGDCVKVQFRLDVLTRDGAATGVTVPQSVVDGDCGRLLRAGWLYPSPPGSGNAYRVAALRRFFPVPVNPDNRHGADFYAIYGIALLGAVHMIDAPLGGYRAHHAAARVADGPSGGAADLAFANAEDGATGAQKTVARWTTLRTLVQVRLHETLPTAPYDFSIEKARFASALYRAPFARRWRWFARESQRYWHTVLRNPFWRPFKKLAVCGLTAVCLLPSTALSDRAIRYVANPLSRARKPDHARPAPERQPGAAR
- a CDS encoding flippase — translated: MSTVKKNFVLLLTLQISTYAAPLLIVPLLTHALGPEGYGQLAFSLAVVAYFINWTCYSFDLTATPRIALARDDRVERSRIFWATFVAQLAIAAFGFVVLLALTFVVARFGADRMLLLIGFGMPVGAALTPGWYFQGVQKLRTFSVILFVCRALSIPAMFAFVRGPADLTAAMIVNAAVPLGSGVAAIALLFARREVAFVRVRFADVAEALKGGWQVFLASTSVAFYASTNTVLLGFVSGNVAAGYFAAGDKLVRAAISMLQPLKSAAYPRVSYLMRHARDEALAFLRKLLVVQFAMVLAISLAIFFSAPLAVRLLYGPSYEPTVNVLRWMAFIPFMAGMTDLFGVQTLLPLGMKKAFTRILISSGILNVALLPVLAKYFAEQGAAAAVLLAEAAVAAALAAVVYREGIPLIGRPAARR